The Larus michahellis chromosome 8, bLarMic1.1, whole genome shotgun sequence nucleotide sequence GCCCGTGGTCCTCTGCAGCATCCCCCGGCAGGCAGGGACCCCGCAGCCGGCCCCGAAGCGGGAGCTGCGCTGGGGCATcagggggcagaggagggtttGCACCCACAATTCCAGCCCAGCCGGAAAGAGAGgcaggaaaatgtaaaataacgAGGTGTCACCCCAGGCTGAGTAATAATCCCCCTCTGGAAGGAAACTTGGCACACGCCAGCCTGCGCCCGCCTGCCAAGTCCTGCTGGGAGCGAGGTTTCACACGCGGGCTAGAAACCCCAAGAAGAAGTTTATAAGGGACTTGCTGACACACCGTTAAGCGTGGCAGTGGCAGGAGCCGCTCAGCCCCGACCGCCATCCCGGGACATGGCTGCACCATGCACCGATGCACCAACATCGCCCCGTGCCAGTattgccctgcctgccccagcctgcCTCCTTGGCATTCGCCCCTTAATCCATGCTGAGGGGATCGGGGGAGGCCGCGGGAGCAGCATCCAGCCATGGCATAGGGGATGCGTGGGGGCCCAGCACTTCTTTGCAGCCCCACAGTTTGGCCAAACTACCACAGGATCCGGCCCCACggccccttcctcctgctccaaaTGTCCTGCCCGGCACCGATGGCTCCAGAGGCCAGTAGCCCCCGGGGGCTCCGGTGTCCTGGCAAGCACTGCCTTCTCCCCCCTGCCTGGGTTTCCCCTGCAgtgaggagggggctgccccAGCGCCTGTGGTCAGGGAGGGACAACGGGAGCCATTAGGGCTGGCTGCCGCCTGGGGAAGTTTCCGGTGTTACCGGAGGGCCGGGAGGAACGGGGCAGCTCTGGCGGCTGCCGGCCGTGCGCGCCTTGGGCACTGCACCACAATTGGATTTGCAGCTGCCCTGCCTTTTACTGCATGGAAATTGAATTGTAAAATGTCAAAGACATGTCCTAACTGCGCCATATTAGCCTGGTTTTATTAAATACTGTTATCAGAGGAGATTATTAATGCAATCAAAcgcaggcaaaaaaacccagaattaaCTGGCCGCCACACAGGAGGATGCACcagagggcaggaggcagccgaCGAGGCCCTGCCCAGGgaccccgtgtccccaaggggtcTGGCTCCTTCCTCCCGCTGCCCCCGCATCCCGGAGCCCTGGTGAAGCAGCGATCCCACCCGGCTGCTGCAGCTCCGCTCGCAACCCGGGATGGGTCCTCACGGGATGGCAGCACCCCAGGGGGTGATGAGCCTGGGGGTGCTCGCTGAGCTTTGGGgtccctcccctgctgcccaccctgcctgcaccacGCACATCCTCCGAGGAGCTGCCTGGCTCCTGTCCCAGACTTTTCACCAGTAGCGGGCTCTGCCCACCCTGCATGGTCCGGAGCTGGGAGCAGCGCGGCTGGAGGCAGCCGTGGGGCCAGGGCAGCACTGGTGACAACGGGGCTGGGgtccctccccgggcagggcaggaacCACTCCCCGTGTGTGTCAGCGAGGCCAGGGCTGGCTGGGATAAGCCCCGAAAtgccagggctgctgccagcgACATGCAGGGCAGGACACAACCCTGTGCTGGCGGCAACACAGGAATGGGGCTctcctgcccaggacaggggcaCCCCGAGACCTGCCCCCTCCTCAGCACCCATACCGCCTGGCAGCGGGGCCAGGATGGGCTGGGTTACCCCAGCATGGCAGGGTGCAGGGAGTGCCAGGCTCCATGCGCAGCTCCCGAGCCCCGCCAGGCAGCGTGGTTCACCCAGCCCCAGGCATCCCGGAGCGAGGTACCCAGAGCTCCAGTGGCACACGAGGACACGAGCCCTGACAGCAGCCTGGGGGGACCAGGGTAGCACTGAGGGCCAGGCATGGGACAGAAAACACAGCCCCACGGGACACAGCCCCGGCTCGCACCCACACAGCCGAGCTGCAGCCGGCCTCTGCCGTCCCGGGTGCTCGCCCTGGCACCATGGGGCCGTGTGCCGGGACAACCCCAAAGCCCCACAGCCCAGCGGGAGAAGAAGCCAGAACAGAAGGGCCCAGCCCTCAGCTCGAGGTCCCTCCCGTGGCACTGGCGGGTGCCACACAGAAGCCATTTCCAAAGTGGACGAGCCGCCAGCAGCACTGGCCTCAAAGGGAAGGAGACCGCTTGCTCCAACACACCACAGCCGAGGAACTGCCGCTTCCCTgcacggcacagcacagccccgTCTCCCGCTGCCCAAAGCCCCGCGTGCCCAGATGGGGACGGTGCAGCGGGCACGGGCGCTGCTGGGGATACCCCGGGGCCCCGTCCCATCCCACGGTGCCCAAGCCGGGGAGCCGAGGGGAAAACGCCAAGTCACTACAATTCTTCGAGGTAGCaccggggaggaggggacaggcaggggaacAGTTTGCTGCCAAATCCCTGCATCTGATTTGCGTAACTTTCAGACAACCTTATCAATTATGGATGCCCGGGAAGCGAGCGCGGTGCGCGCTGCGGCCGGCCCGGGCCCCACAAACTCATACTCCACACACTAAATTGGGCCCCACGTCGCCATAGCAACCCGTGTTAATTCACGCagggatttttaaaatctcatttattaAACCCCACATGAATAGGATATTATCCAGATAACAGAGCTAAGTTACAAATCTTCCTGGTGCCGCGCAGCGCAGGGAGTACCCGAGGCACGCGTGGGACAGGCACgcggaggggacgggggacatggggacgccgCGGCATGGGGACAGCCCCTGCTTGGTGCTCTCCCACCCCGTGCCGTGAAccgctcctccagccccgctgccagaGGTGCTCATGCCCCCCAGGCCAGGAGCATGGCACCCACGGCGCTGCCGCCGGGCAGGAGAGACGGGTCCCATGGGGAAACGGCGCCAGAGCAGCCCAGCACTGGCACTGGTGGgttcagcagagctggagaggcacagcccagccagggcaTGGGGCAAGCATCCAGGCCTGCAGCGGGAATGTCCCCAACACCAAAATGGCCAGGCTTGGCCTCACTGGGTGTCCCTCGTCCCTCGCTCACAAGCCTGGGAGCACCACTGGCCACCGCGGCCATCCCACCCAGCAGTGCCTGGCAGTAGGAGAGCGGCCGGTGCGGgagatgcagcagagcagggctgggaaggagagggatgcAGGAGAAGGTGGTGGCACTCCGGCACCGCTGGCCGTTGCCACAGCAACACCAGCTGTGTGCCTGGGCCAGCGGCGATTGGAGAGGGGTGTGCGGGCGACAGCATTGGGCACAGGCCAGATgtcgtccccatccctgcacactGCTCCGAGAGGCCACAGAAGCAGCAACACCTGGAGCAGGTTGGGATGAAGGGGGGTCTGAGCTGGAGCCTCTCCTCCCCCTGTACAGGCCCTTGGCAGTGACAACAACAATGGCACTGGACGTGGGGGACACCACGCTGGCCCTGCATGGCACcaggacatgggggacaccacgccagctctgcacagcacaaGGGACTACACGCTCGCCCTGCACGGCAGCACGGACATGGGGGATGCCATGCCAGCCCTGCACTacagtggggacatgggggatgccACGCCAGCCCTATTCAGCACCAGAACACAGAGGATGCCACGCTGGCCCTGCTCAgccagggacaggggacaccacACCAGCCCTGCTAGCCTCTAGGGACACGGGGGTGCCCACGCTCAGGGAGCACTAGGCCCCAGAGGGAGGGACATGGGGTGCAGCAGCGAAGGGGCTGTGTGCCCAGTGACCTGATGCCACATGAGTGCTTCCCACGGTCCCTGCCCGTGCCCAGGGAtggtccccagccccccaatTCAGCCCCGTGCACCAGGCCTGAAACCTGCGGCTGCATCAGCACCATGAATAATTCAGTCCCGGGTGGAACGCCTCAACAGAGCAGTTATATCGTACAGAGAGCAGATACTCACGGAgctacacacacgtacacacacagatacacacgtacacacacacgcgcacccCCGCAGCCTCACGCCTGGGCACATACACCCGGGTGCACACACAGAGACGTGCAATCCCAGCCGCAGAGATGCACCCAGGGAGATACCCATGGAGCCACATCCAAACACCCCCACACGGAGAAACACCAACACAGCCACATCCAAACACACATATGCCAGGGTACACACCGATACACAAACACAGACACGCACccaaacacagacacacatgcacacccagcACGCACGTACACACGCACAGACACGGGCAAATGTGTGCAGGCACCAGCAGCCCCGCTGCACACACGCACAGTCCGTGCACACACGCTCCACACACACGCAgatgcctccagctctgccctgcctgcccggccgcagccccctgcccatgCCCAGGCCAATCCACCCCCCTCCCGGtgcaccggcccggcccggcccggctccccggAGGCTGCTCCCGGGTGCAGGGCAAGGGCAGCCCGGCCGGTGCCCGGCCGTACCGGGGGTTGcaccggggccggcggggcgatCCTGTGCAGCACCGAGCACCCGCCGGGGATGCTCCGCCGCCGTCAGCCCCCCTTCTCCGGgctgacccccccgccccaacccggGGCGCCGCCGGGGGGTACCCGGCACGTTTACGGCCCCCGCCCGCGCCGCACCGGGGAAGGGCCGGAGATGctccggggccgggcagggcggcaTCCCGGGCTGGGCCCCGGGAGCAGCGGGCGGGATGCGGGCCCCGAGCCGCCCCGCCCGCTGCTGCGATGCCGGTCcgcgcaccccccaccccagccccaccggcacccccggcccggcccggccccgccgcggcggcaaCTCACTGGCTTTGCCGGGCTTGGGcctctgcagcagcttctgcacGGCCGCGATGTCCTCCGCCTTCACCGCCTGCACCAGCTCCTGGTCCTTGCCCATGGCTCCGCGGcgccggggctgccggctgcgGGCTCACGGCCCGAGCATCCTCCGCGGCGCGGCGAGGGGCGGGCGGCACGGCGCGGCACGACTCGGCTTGGGCCCCCCCGCCCAGTCCGCTCcggaggcgggggcggcggcggcggcggcggcggcggcggcgggcgcccggggcggggcggggcgcggcggggcgggggggccgcaccgggagcgcgggggggggcgaGTTCCGGGGGGAGGGGGCGCACCGGCAgcgcggggggaggaggaggaggaggaggaggagaaggaggaggagggggcgggaGCCGCCCCGGTGCCTGCGGGCGGGGCACGGggatccccctccccagcgcgGGGGAAGGTGCTGGGGCCCGGGGCGCGCCCCGgtgggagccgccgccgccgccgctcctcagCCGTGGCGTGTAACGAGCTGGCGGGTCTCtgccgccccggcagcccggaGGGGAGAGCGGGGAAGCAAGGCTGCTCGGGGCCTCTTCTTCCTTGGGGAGGACCCCcgtggtgttgggggggggcaaTGACCCCCGGGCTAGAGGAGCGGGGGCTGGCGGCCCGAGCAGAGCCAGCCCCGGCACCCCgtgctccccagccccgctccggggTGCCCTTCACCGGTCCCCGTCCCGCTGCTCTGCCTGGCCGTTGCAGTCACCGACCGTCAGCCTGTGGTGGCTGATAATGGGAACCAGGCTGGAGCAGCTTttcaatttctttaaataaagccATTATTACTGCCTAATTTTCCACTTTTATAGACACAATGGCCAGTGACATTCGTCCCCTTCCACTTTTTTATGGCTTAAATGACTGCGACATTAAAAGTGTGGAGGGtgccttgtgctgagggctgagGATGCTGCTGAACCAGATAGGAAATGGGGCCAGCGATGGACAAGGCATTAATGTGCTAACGGTGCCCAGTCAATGCAGACCACAGCCATCACTTGCACAAAATCATGCCCAAATTTCTGCCCTCCCAGATGGGTTATTGCCTAAAAGCCTTGTGGAGGTCCCAGCTCTGGCAAACCAATGTTGGGACACTTTGGTCCGAAAAGCTGGTACCCAGCTGGCCCCTAAAGCGCAGGGCAGTGAGGCAGCCAGCTGCACGGGGACAGGCGGCTGCAGACCTGGGCGAATGCCTGTGGCAGAGGGAAAGATGGAACCAAGCAAACTCTAGACAAACATGAACAAAGCTCCTCCCTGATGCCCCCTGCCCACCTTGTGCTGGCCCATGCCCCCTAAACCGGAGCCCAAGGATGCCCTCCGCAGCCCCTGACTCCctccgcagcccccagctccaggctgagccccccctcAGGGACGGCAGGGTCcgtctcctctccccacccccacttTCCAATCCAGGACATTTGGGTTGCCAGCGCGAAACGCCGTCTAATCTGCCCTCTAATCCCGCAGCCTGGCTGCGTGCGGCTGCACGGGGGGCCTGAGCCGGCGCGGgtctccctgggctgggggctggggctccGAACGCACCCAGGGGCCCAGGGAGGTCAAGGGCTTCCCTCACATCTGCCACCACTTGATAACAAATGAAGCTCCTCAACAAAGGTCCCTTTGTGCCCCACAGCTCTCTCCTGCTGGGCTCCCACACCCAGCACCCAGGGACCCAGCACAGACATGAGACGGGGCAGACCCTGTCCCGATGGCCTCACCAGACACCGGGACCTTTGTGACCAAGCCAGGACacagggcagcagggctgtgtggggctgagtgGGGTGCACAGAGCCATCCTgaccctcctcccctgcctgagCCAGGCTTTTGCAAAAGGAGCTCCAGACCGCCTCGCGTTTCTGTGGCTCCCTCCGGGCCCTTGCCAAGTCGGGTTGGTCTTTACAGAGCACAAAAATGTGCAGGGAAATGTCTGTGTCGCTGCCCTGCGCACGCTGAGCAGAAAACGGCGCCCTGaacagggagagctgtgggtaCGGGGAGGTTTGCCTTTGCCCCCCGCTCTCTGTTGCGGGCATGGGCACTATGGAGGAGCGGGCATGTGGAAACTCTTGCTTGCAGGAGCCGGAGGCACCACTGGCAGCAGGGGGGCTCACCCATACAGGGGTCCCcctgcttctcccccccccccacggctgCCTTTCTGACAGCCGCAGGCAAGGAGCGTGGCGGAGGCCCCTGCCTGGGCGCGGGAGGCTGGACGGGCCCGGGAGCGCGTGGGGGGCCCCAGGCGCTGGAttaaaggagaggaaggaagagatgaaagcAACATTTGGAGGATGGCTCAGCTCGGCGCAGGAAGAGAGCGCCGCGCTCGCCCCCCCTCCCAGCGATCAGGGGCTCACAGTGGCAGCCGCTGCTGAAAGCACCCACGGGGTTGGGGAGGGTGCTGAGGGGAGCCTGGCAGAGTCCCCGTGCACCCCGCTCATGCACTGCCCCATCCTGGGTGCCAGCCCTCGCCCGGTGGCACGCAGCACCCAGCACCTGCGCCGGGCTGGACCCCGTCCTGCAGGGAGGGCACGGCCGCCCTCGAGGGCAGCACGAAGCACACGGGCATCCCATGggctgccctctccctgccctccatcACGGCTCTGCCCCGTGGCTGCCAAACCCTCCAGCCTGcacggggagggggcagagccgcagcccccgccagcacccagcagcatcTACGAAAATACTTTATTGTGGAAGTGGGATGTGCAGGAGCTCTCTGTACAGTACAAACCAACAGCAGCAACGCAGTCACCAGCACACAGACACTCAACGACAGCACCCAAAGCCCACCTTGGAGGGGCAGTGGGAGCCGCAGGGGGGATGGCCCCTATGTCACCTTGGGCCTGGCGTTGAGGCGGATGATGGCCCGGTAGTCCCGCACCAGGTCCCGCAGCTGGTCCAGGTAGGGGTTGATGTTCTCCTCCATCCACTCCTCCACCGTGTCAGGGAAGTAGACCCTCTCCAGGTGGGTGCGCAGGTCACGGACGAAGCTCTCCCAGTCCTCGtggagcctggcagggggagagcggggggTCCAGCTCTCTCCTGCAAGGCACCCCATAGCCAAGCCCAgggcccctcccagccccacgcaggccctcagcaccacgtacTTCAGCACCTTGCTGCCGAAGCTCTCCATGTTGCGGGGGTTGCCGAACTGGTGCTTCCGGTGATAGAGGCTGAACCAGCCTTTAATGGCGCTGGGGAGGCATGAGGGGAGTGGGGGCACAGAGGCCGCCTGGGGATGGGGAACTGCACGCTGGGCAGGTCCCCTTCCTTGCCAAAACTCTCGTGCTCCAGCCCGGAGGCCAGAGACAGCCAACCCCGCTGCCTCCCACCACCCGTTACCTTTCCTCCTCCAGGGCTTTAAGGATGCTCTCCTTCAGGTGGCCATTAACCTGCTCAACCATGTGGTAGATCTCCGCGCCAGGGAATGCTCCCCTGCCCTCACTGGGGGATaggacagaggaggaagaggtgagAACCCAACACGTGGGGTGCACCAGTCGTGCCAGGGCTCCGGGCTGGGTGaaccccagcaccctgcatggCTGGAGGacacccatccctgccccaggtgGGTCTAGGACTGGGGAATTTGGGTAAGCAACCTGCTGCTCCGCTCCAGCGCATCCCTTCTGATGCAACTGGGGGCAGCAGTGCCACGCACCAagtgctctgctccagctgcatgCTCTGGAAGCCCAGCGCGTCCAGGACCTTCCTCTTTGTCTCTTCTGTGAAGCCCCCTGGGGAGGGcaaggagaggggcagaggggccCGAGCCATCCCACTGTCAGGCGTCCCCGGAAACTGGGGGAGCTGAagctctccttcccctgcttcccaccccactcccagcatccttccctgcctgcaggacagggTCTCTgggtgagggacatgggggatgaGCCCAGCCGCGAGGGCTGGTCCGGTGCCGGCGGCAGGGGGGTGGCTCACCGTTCACCAGGGTCTGCAGGCAGATGGCCAGGGAGGGGATGCCGACGGGCAGCAGCTCGCAGAGCACCGAGTAGTGGTCGTACCTGCGGAGCGGGGCCAGCCGTGCCATCATCTCCTGTGCCACTGCCGGCAGGGCCGtgtgggcactggggagggtgggggtgcCGCCGTCCCTCACCTCTGCCAGCCGGTGAGGACGATGCCCTGGAAGTGCAGCGGGGCCAGCCGTGGCAGGGCCTGCATCACCTTCAGCCAGCTCAGGTGGTTTTTCAAGTGGTAGCTGAGGGGGGGCCAGGCCTGTGCCGGTCCTGTGGTGCCCTTGAAGGCGCTGGCGAACCACACCGCTTCGAAGCCGCTCTCCGCGTACTTGGTGAGGAATGGCCCTGCAGAGGGACAGGCATgagccaccagtgccaccacccaCAAGGGGTTAgcgggggggtcactggggggtgtcctccccgccagcccccagaGCCTGCACGCCGCCTTACCGATCTGCTCAGCCTCGAAGTCGGGTGCGTAGAACCACACCACGGGCAAGACATGCTTTGCTATCCCGGACTctgtggggggagcagggatggggacgtgggcaCTGGTGCCAGTGGCACGAGGATGCCTGGGGGTCCTCATGCTCCCCCGAGACCCATGTCCCCACAAAGCCAGGCGTGGGCTCCTGCCGGCCACTGGGCAGGACATCTGTCAGGGTGGCCACGTGGACCAGCACAGCCGACCCCCAGCTCAGGTGCCACCACTGCCATCCCCATCCTCTCACCCCGCAGGGCTCCCACGCTGATCTTCCTCAGCATGTCGTCCCACATGagcgcccgcagccccctgtACTGCGTGGCGATGAAGCTCAGCACCTCCTTGATGTGCTTCAGGTACATggtccccgtgtcacccctgTTGTGGCTCATCCAGTTCTTGGAGTCCATCCCCTCTCCAAGATGGAAGACCTGGATTTAGGGGGGAAAAGGTGGATGCTCAGCACCCCTGGGAGCACACCTACGAGTGCCCAGGGCGAGGGCTGGGGTCCCTGCATGGCCCATTGCCCACCTCATCCGCGCCGATGTGGATCCAGGTGGAGCGCCTGTGCTTCTCGATCACCTGTGACAAGATGCTCTTGAGCAGGGCCAGGGTGTCGGGGATGTGGGGGTTGAAGCTGTTGGGGAAGCGCTCGACCTCCCGCAGGTGCTGGTACTTCTCGTGCTTGAGGATGAACTGCGCAGGAGGAGCCATCAGGGGCGAGTTTCCAGGCCATGGGCCAAGGGGATATAGGATGAGGAGTAGGAATGGGACCCCCTACCTCCACATGCCCAAAGGTCTGCACCAGGGGAACCACCTCCAGCTTGTGGAGCTCGGCCAGCTGCTGGATCCGCTCGATGTCCTCCTcgctgggagggcagggacaggctcaCCAGGGGATGCCAGGGCAGAGGGCGGAGTGTGAGGgcactccctcctccttctcctcctccggcACCCTGCCCGTGCAGCCCTGGCCACCCCATGCCTGTGTGGACTTTACTATGGGGACACAAATATTGACCCGGCGGGGCAGGGAGCTGGTCTGATGGCGGCACAGCCCGGCACTCTGACCACGGTTATCACGGGTCCAGGTGGGTCACACCCAGCCTCTGGCACACCGGGACCTGCCAGGGCTGCACCGAGTCGGCAGCCCCCGGCCAGCTCAGCACGCAGCCCCGGCTCACCTGTAAGCATACGGGGACTTGAGGATTTCCAGCTCCCCCTTGAAGGGGAACATGTCCTCGTACTCGATGAGGATGCCGTTGGCTCCCAGCTGGGACAGGAGGGGGAACACctgtggggcaggcagggtggaCTCAGACGGTGGGGACGGCACAGTCCCTGGGGaccagcagggacagccagcagGTCGAGccttgctctgcctctgccccctcGGCACGTCCCTCCCTGGCGCCTCCCGCCAGTCCCTGGGCATCCTCACCTGCTCCAGGTAGGAGACCCTGGGCGCAGCTCCCTTGAGGTCCAGGTGGACCAGCCTCATCTCGGTGGCGCTGGCATCCCTGGGGACCTGCTGCCCAGGCTCTTGCCTTGGGGCTGTTATCTTTGCCACGGGGATCTTCACAACCTGGCTCTGGGGGCCGGTGTCCAGGATGGTgtcacccgtgtccccccagAACCCACTGTCCTTGCTGACGTGCTTGTGCAGCTCCAGGGTAAAGCTGCAGGgagtggagcagggctgggggtgccgcaGGGCATGGGGGcaccagctgccccccagcaccaggCCCCCATGCAGGCATGGCCCAAGGGCTCCCTACAGACCCTGACCCCACTGGGGACACCCACCCACACCTGGGGTCCTGCTGTCACCTCACCTGTCGCGGAAGAGGAACTTGATGCCGGCCAAGGCCACGAGGAGCAGCACGACGAGGCGCAGCAGGTTCAGCCTGTGGCTCCGCTGGAAGGCCATCTCTGCGGGGCACACACAGGGGTCCGGCCATGCAGCAGCACCCCGAGGGACCCTGGGCACAGGTGACCCCGCGCAGCCCCATGTACCATGCCCTGCTCCCCTGACCAAGGCAGCATAAGACCCAGAGAAAGGGGACACAGAAGACACCCCTCCCACCACCCTGGTCCCCGTCAGAGACATGCCCCTGGTGCACCCATGTCCCTCTTACCTCATGTGCCCCAGCACGGGGCCAGTGGCCAGACCTGCCTTTGCCTCTGCCTGCAAGGGCACAGCCTCCTTGGGCTCTGCCAGCACAGGAACAAACACAGCGGTGGCTGCAGGGCAGGTCCCCACTGGGGGATCCCCTTGAGCTGCCGTGTCACCTCCGAGAGGAGGGCTGTGTCACGGGGTGGCTGGGTGGGGTGGCATCACAGGGTGGGCATGGGGCAGCCAGGTCCCAGCCAGGCACGGGAGGTGACACCCCTGCGGATGGAGGAGAGGTGGTCAGTGACCTCCAGGACACGCTGGGCTGCTCCGAGGATGGGCATGAGCATGGGCACCAGCATGGGCACCACCAGCGTGAGGGCGGCAGCCTGGattcccccagcaccca carries:
- the LOC141747608 gene encoding hexosaminidase D-like isoform X2, encoding MAFQRSHRLNLLRLVVLLLVALAGIKFLFRDSFTLELHKHVSKDSGFWGDTGDTILDTGPQSQVVKIPVAKITAPRQEPGQQVPRDASATEMRLVHLDLKGAAPRVSYLEQVFPLLSQLGANGILIEYEDMFPFKGELEILKSPYAYSEEDIERIQQLAELHKLEVVPLVQTFGHVEFILKHEKYQHLREVERFPNSFNPHIPDTLALLKSILSQVIEKHRRSTWIHIGADEVFHLGEGMDSKNWMSHNRGDTGTMYLKHIKEVLSFIATQYRGLRALMWDDMLRKISVGALRESGIAKHVLPVVWFYAPDFEAEQIGPFLTKYAESGFEAVWFASAFKGTTGPAQAWPPLSYHLKNHLSWLKVMQALPRLAPLHFQGIVLTGWQRYDHYSVLCELLPVGIPSLAICLQTLVNGGFTEETKRKVLDALGFQSMQLEQSTCEGRGAFPGAEIYHMVEQVNGHLKESILKALEEERRPLCPHSPHASPAPLKAGSASITGSTSSATPATWRASAARC
- the LOC141747608 gene encoding hexosaminidase D-like isoform X1, which encodes MAFQRSHRLNLLRLVVLLLVALAGIKFLFRDSFTLELHKHVSKDSGFWGDTGDTILDTGPQSQVVKIPVAKITAPRQEPGQQVPRDASATEMRLVHLDLKGAAPRVSYLEQVFPLLSQLGANGILIEYEDMFPFKGELEILKSPYAYSEEDIERIQQLAELHKLEVVPLVQTFGHVEFILKHEKYQHLREVERFPNSFNPHIPDTLALLKSILSQVIEKHRRSTWIHIGADEVFHLGEGMDSKNWMSHNRGDTGTMYLKHIKEVLSFIATQYRGLRALMWDDMLRKISVGALRESGIAKHVLPVVWFYAPDFEAEQIGPFLTKYAESGFEAVWFASAFKGTTGPAQAWPPLSYHLKNHLSWLKVMQALPRLAPLHFQGIVLTGWQRYDHYSVLCELLPVGIPSLAICLQTLVNGGFTEETKRKVLDALGFQSMQLEQSTCEGRGAFPGAEIYHMVEQVNGHLKESILKALEEESAIKGWFSLYHRKHQFGNPRNMESFGSKVLKLHEDWESFVRDLRTHLERVYFPDTVEEWMEENINPYLDQLRDLVRDYRAIIRLNARPKVT
- the LOC141747608 gene encoding hexosaminidase D-like isoform X3 translates to MAFQRSHRLNLLRLVVLLLVALAGIKFLFRDSFTLELHKHVSKDSGFWGDTGDTILDTGPQSQVVKIPVAKITAPRQEPGQQVPRDASATEMRLVHLDLKGAAPRVSYLEQVFPLLSQLGANGILIEYEDMFPFKGELEILKSPYAYSEEDIERIQQLAELHKLEVVPLVQTFGHVEFILKHEKYQHLREVERFPNSFNPHIPDTLALLKSILSQVIEKHRRSTWIHIGADEVFHLGEGMDSKNWMSHNRGDTGTMYLKHIKEVLSFIATQYRGLRALMWDDMLRKISVGALRESGIAKHVLPVVWFYAPDFEAEQIGPFLTKYAESGFEAVWFASAFKGTTGPAQAWPPLSYHLKNHLSWLKVMQALPRLAPLHFQGIVLTGWQRYDHYSVLCELLPVGIPSLAICLQTLVNGGFTEETKRKVLDALGFQSMQLEQSTWCVALLPPVASEGMRWSGAAVRAGEHSLARRSTTWLSRLMAT